GCTACCAGCCTACCCTGGCTGAAGAAATGGGTAAGCTGCAAGAGCGTATCACCTCCACCAAGGTGGGCTCGATCACTTCCATCCAGGCCGTTTACGTGCCAGCCGATGACTTGACCGACCCCTCGCCTGCCACGACCTTTGCTCACTTGGACTCCACCGTGGTGCTGTCCCGTGACATCGCTTCGCTGGGTATCTACCCCGCCGTGGACCCACTGGACTCCACCAGCCGTCAGCTGGATCCCCAAGTGGTTGGCGAAGAGCACTACAAGGTGGCTCGCCAAGTGCAAGGTACGCTGCAGCGCTACAAGGAACTGCGCGACATCATCGCGATTCTGGGTATGGACGAGCTGGCTCCCGAAGACAAGCTGGTCGTGTCCCGCGCTCGTAAGATGCAGCGTTTCCTGTCGCAGCCTTTCCACGTGGCTGAAGTGTTCACCGGCGCTCCCGGCAAGTACGTTCCTCTGGCTGAAACCATCCGTGGCTTCAAGATGATCGTGAATGGCGAAGCCGACCACCTGCCCGAACAGGCTTTCTACATGGTTGGTACCATCGACGAAGCCTTCGAGAAGGCCAAGAAGCTGGCTGCCTAACTAGCTTGCATCCCCTGAGCGGCTTGCGCCGCTTCCCCCTCTCTTTCAGGAGGGGGGCGACGCCCTCGCTGCGGGGCGGCCCTTGCTCGGCGTCTCTGGCTTGGGGTGTGCTTGTTTTAGGACCAGTTTTTACCTTTTCTAGGAGCAAAGATGAACACCATCCACGTTGATGTGGTCAGTGCCGAAGAGTCCATCTTCTCCGGTGAAGCGCGCTTTGTCGCCTTGCCCGGTGAAGCGGGCGAGCTGGGCATTTATCCCCGCCACACACCGCTGATCACCCGCATCAAGCCGGGTTCGGTGCGCATCGAAATGCCTGATGGCAGCGAAGAGTTCGTCTTCGTGGCCGGCGGCATTTTGGAAGTGCAACCCAACTGCGTGACCGTGCTGTCCGATACCGCCATCCGCGGCAAGGATCTGGACGATGAGAAGGCGCAAAAGGCCAAGGCTGCCGCCGAGGAAGCCCTGAAGAACGCCAAGGGCGAGCTGGACATCGCTCGTGCACAGTCCGAGCTGGCCGTCATGGCCGCTCAGATTGCCGCTCTGCGCAAGTACCGCCAGAAGCGTTGATGTCTGGTGCCCTGGAGCACCTGCATCAGCAAAGAAAAGCCACCGCATGCGGTGGCTTTTTCATGCCTGTTCATTCCTGAGGTTCAGGCGCATCGCGCTTGATGCCTCGAAGGGCAAGGCGCGCAATACCCGGTATGTCGGAGTGCTGCAGGGCTTAGCCGTTGCAGGCAGCCTGATAGCCGTAGACCACCGAGTTGTCCTTGGGATCCACATGGCGCGATTTGCGCACCACGGCCTTGCTGGGGTCTTCGCAGAGAGCGCGAATCTGGGCTTCGCACTTCTTGGGGTCATCTTCCTTGAGCTTGCAGCTCAGTGCGTAGTCGTATTCGGCCGGTGTTTCGGCGCCTCTGGGGCTGATGGAGGAGCAGGCGCTCAGTGCCAGGACAGCGCTGATGACGGCCAGAGAGAACAGAGATTTCTGCATGCTTGAGTGCTTTCTTAAGAAAATACGGCTGCCCCAAAACTAACACAGCCATGCGGGGGAAAAGGTTTTTTCTGGATGGGACCCGCCTGCTTTTTGCATCACCGGGTCTGTTCGCGGTGTCAAAAACAACAAAGGATGGAGATGCGCTACAGCGGTACCTTGACGCAATGGAATGACGAGCGTGGCTTTGGCTGGATAGAGGCCGATGGCGGAGGCGAGCGCCTGTTTGTCCATATCAGCGCTTTTGAGCCGCGCCCGCCCGCAGAGCAGCGTCCCCAGCCCGGCCAGCGTTTGGAGTTTGCCGTCGGCATGGAGCAGGGCAGAAAGCGCGCGCTTCAGGTTGCATGGCGCGCTGGCGGCTCGCTGACCCAGGCCCGGCGCAACAGCCCGTCTGCAGGGCGCTTGCAGTCCTCGCGTACGCTGCCTCAGGGCTGGCATGCCTCCAGCGGCTTCAGCTATGGGGTGTTGCTGGTTTGGCTGCTGCTGATGCTGGCTGCCGCCGTGATCTGGGGCGTACCGCGCATCCTCTGGCTGGTCTATGCGGGCCTGAGCATGCTGACCTTCATGGCCTATTGGCAGGACAAATGGGCCGCCCAGAAGGGGCAGTGGCGCACGCCGGAAAAAACGCTGCAGACCATGGCGCTGGCCGGAGGCTGGCCCGGAGCCCTGCTGGCCCAGCAGTGGCTGCGCCACAAAAGCAGCAAGACCAGCTTTCAGCTGCAGTTCTGGCTCATGGTCCTGATCAATGTGGCGGCCGTGCTCTGGCTGTGTTCGCCGTACGGGCGGCATGTGCTGGCCTGAGGCTTCTGCGGTCTGCAGCCGACGCAGGCGACTGCAGAACCGGATCAGCGGCTGCGGCCCGGCAGATGTCTTTGGACCACAGGCGTATCGGGCAGGTTTCGCTGCGTGTTGGCCGCGGATTTGCGCGGGAAATGCGCCTGCAGTTGCCGGTTGACGCGCTCCAATGCCGATACCAGGCCCACGCTGAAATGCCCGCCCTGGAAGGCGGACTGCATATCGCTGATCAACGTTTGCCATTGCTCGGCACTCATGGTGCGGTCCAGGGCGCGGTCGGCCACGATTTCTATGGCGTGGTCGGCCAGTAGCAGGTAGATGAGAGCACCGTTGTTGTGCTCCGTGTCCCAGACATGGAGCTTGGCGAACTGCGAGAGCGCGCGCTGGCGCGCCGTGGCATCGCGCCAGATATAGCTCCAGGGCAGGCCGGCCTCGACGCAGATGCGGACCTGGCCGGTGTGGCCCAGCTCGCTTTTGGCGATCAGCAGTTCCAGCTCCTTGAGCGTGGCAGGCGGCAAGGCCTTGCGCAGATGTCGTTCGGCCCAGCGGTGTCGCACCAGGCGTGCCAGGCGTTGGAAGATATTGCTCATGTCACCAGTCCCCCGAGGCGCCACCGCCACCAAAGCTGCCGCCGCCACCGGAGCTGAAACCGCCCCCCGAGCTGAAACCGCCTCCGCTGCCGCTGCTCCAGCCGCCGCCCCCGCCGGTGCTGATATACGGACCGCCTCCGCCGCGCGAGAGGTTGGAGAGCAGGGTGAAGATCAGGCCCACAAAGCCTGCCACGCCTGCGATCAACAGGCTGGTGGTGATCACATAAGCGGCCGCCCCGGCAATGCCACCAATGATCAGCGAGCCCAGCACGCGGCCAAAGATGGCGCGGGCGATGGCAATCCCGATCGGAAAGCCGAAAAACAGCAGCGGAAGCAGAAAGTCCAGATGCTCGGACCAGGATGGGCCGGTCTTGCGGGCCTGGGATTGCGGTGCGGGCAGCTTCTCGCCATGAATCAGCAGGCCCATCTGCTCGATGGCGGCCGACAGTCCGCCCGCATAGTCGTCGGCGCGAAAGCGGGGCTTCATGGCGCCATCGATGATGCGTGCGGCCTGGATGTCGGGAATGGCGCCTTCGAGCTTGCGCGCCACTTCGATGCGCATGCGCCTGTCGTTCTTGGCCACGACGATGAGAGAGCCGTCGCCAATGTCCTTGCGTCCCAGCTTCCAACTGCTGGCCACACGCCAGGCATAGGCGGCGATGTCTTCCGGGGCCGTGGTGGCGACCATGAGCACGGCGACCTGGGCGCCGGTCTCATCCTCCAGCTTCTTGAGCTGCTCGCCCAGTGACTGCAGATCGCCGGGGCTCAGCGTGCCGGTCTGATCGATGACGCGTGCTGTCAGCTCGGGCACGGGCTGCAGCTGAGCGCCTGCGCTGCCTTGCGCCCGGACCGGCAGCGCCAATAGCAGCATCATGCCTGCAAAAACAATAGCTGCAAGCGCTTTATAGATAAGGGCTTGAGACGATTTTTGCATAAATTTCTAGGGCGGTACTCGCAATTACTTGCTGCCGGCAGGCGCTGCGGGTGTGGAGAAGTCAACGGCCGGTGGCTGGGAAATCTGGGCCTCGTTCTGCACCGTGAAGGTCGGCTTGACCTGGTAGCTGAATACCTTGGCCGTGATATTGGTGGGGAAGCTGCGCGCCAGCACGTTGTAGGCCTGCACGGTGCCAATGTATTCGTTGCGCGCCACGGTGATGCGATTTTCCGTCCCCTCCAGCGTCACGCGCAGATCGCGGAACGCCTGGTTGGCCTTGAGTTCGGGATAGCGTTCCGCCACGACCATCAGGCGCGAGAGCGCGCTGGAAATCTCGCCCTGAGCCTGCTGGAACTTGTTGAAGGCTTCGGGGTTGTTGATCAGCTCGGGCGTGGCCTGAATCGAGGTGGCCTTGGCGCGTGCCTCGATCACCCTGGTCAGGGTCTCCTGCTCGAAGTTGGCTTCGCCCTTGACCGTGGCGACAATGTTCGGGATCAGGTCCGAGCGGCGCTGGTACTGGTTCAGCACCTCGCTCCAGGCGGCCTTGGATTTTTCATCCAGACGCTGAAAGTCGTTATAGCCGCAGCCCGTGAGGGAGAGCATGGAGGCCGCAGTTGCGATTGCCAGAAGCCAGCGTTTCATGGGTGTTTCCATTCACGAAATTGAGACGGAAACCATAGCATAAGGGCTTGGCCGGTTCGTGTGCGTGCAAGGCCTGTCACCCTGTCCGCTGTCCAGCAGCGCTAGCATTGCAATCATGTCCACTGTTTCTCCACTCGATGCCCTGCGTGGCGCACAGCGTCCCGGTCCGAAAACGGAGGCCTTGCCACGCCTGTTGCTGGCCGGGGCCACGGGGCCGCTAGGCAACGAGGTGCTCAGCCGCGTGGTTGGCGCGCAGAACTATGCGCTGGTCCAGGTGCTGGCGCGCGAGCCTTATGTGCAGGGCCTGCGTGGCATGGAGCTGCTCGCCCAGCAGTATGACGATGTGCGCCAATGGCCTGTGCAGCAGGCTGATGTGGGTCTCATCATGTTCGAGCCACCGCGCCCCTACTACCAGCGCGAGCGAGCCTTGTGGACGCCCCAGCCCGACCAGCTGCAGGCGCTGGCGCAGTGGATGCTGCGCTGTGGTGTGCAGACGCTTGCCGTGGTGCTGCCCCACGATATGGGCAGTCTGCCTCAGGCGCTGAAGCAAGGTCTGGCCAATCTCAACGAGCAAAGCGTGGCTGCGCTGGGCTTTGAGCGGCTGATTTTTGTGCGTTCGGCCAGGGAGGTACAAAAAGCCAGTGCCGGCCATTGGCTGGAGCGCACGGCAAAGACCATGTTGTCGGCGCTCAGCTATATGCTGCCGCAGGCGGAGCGCCCGGTGCGGGCCATGCATGTGGCCCGTCTGGTGGAAGCTGCCTTGCTCAAGGCGCCGCCGGGAATTCATGTGGCGCCGCCGGAGCTGGTCTGGCGCGCGGCGCAAAAAGATGGCCTGCAGTCCGAGCTGCGGAGCTGGCTGGGATCTTCATGAAATTCGAGCAGTTTCGTGCGCCCTGGTGGCAGCCGGGCGGTCATATACAGACCATCTGGGCGGCCCTCTACGCCAGGGAAGCGCAGACTCCGGCATGGCGGCGTGAGCGCTGGGATACACCCGATGGCGATTTCATCGATATCGACTTCTCAAGTCATCCGGCAAGTGCAAGCGCTCCCACACTGGTGCTGTTTCACGGCCTGGAGGGCTCTTCCTCCAGCCACTACGCCAAGGCCCTGGCCCAGGTCTGTGCGCAGCGTGGCTGGCATCTGGCTGTACCGCATTTCCGCGGTTGCAGCGGCGAGCCCAATCGCCTGCTGCGCGCCTACCACTCCGGCGACTCGGACGAGGTGGACTGGATTTTGCGCCGGCTGCGGCAAGGCGCAAATGGAGAGTTGCTGGCCATGGGGGTCTCGCTGGGCGGCAATGCCCTTGCACGCTGGGCCGGAGTGCAGCGGCAGGCTGCTGCAGAGCTCGTCAAGGGCGCAGCGGTGATCTGTGCACCGCTGGATCTGGTGGCCGGCGGCGTCAATCTGGGGCGCGGGCTGAACCGCTGGATTTACACCCCCATGTTCATGCGCACCCTGGTGCCCAAGGCGCTGGCCAAATGGCAGCAGTCGCCGGGGGTGTTCGACAGGCTGCGGCTGCAGCGCGCGCGCACCCTGCATGACTTCGACGATGTGTTTACCGGCCCGGTCCACGGTTTCAGGAATGCCGATGATTACTGGGTCCGTGCCTCGGCAAAGCCGCTGCTCAAGCAGGTGGCCGTGCCTTTGCTGTTGCTCAATGCGCGCAACGATCCCTTTGTGCCGGCGCACAGCCTGCCCACGCCCGACGAGGTGAGCGCCTCTGTCCAGCTTTGGCAGCCGCCGCATGGCGGGCATGTGGGTTTTGCCAGCGGTGCCTGGCCGGCCCATGTGCAGGCCATGCCGCTGGCGGTGACCGAATGGTTGGAGCAGCGGCTCTGAGCGGGCGCCGAATAATCAGGAGATGAGTGATGGATGAGATCGTGAAACAGGCCATGGCGAAATGGCCCAATGTGCCGGCCTGCAGTGGCTGGCTGGGTCTGGATGCGCGCGGCCAGTGGTGGCTAAGGGATGAGCAGGCCCAGGCCTGCGGCGCGTTTGCCAGTGGCAAACCCGGCTCCAAGGGCAATTTGCTGCAGCACGACAAGCTGGCCGAGTTCATTGGCCGCAACTATCTGGTCGAGCCAGATGGCCGCTGGTATTTTCAGAACGGCCCGCAGCGCGTGTATGTGGAACTGGAGAGTGCGCCGTGGATATGGCGCCTGCGATACGCGGAGCATGGCTTGCAGTTGCACAGTCATACGGGCCAGGAGCTGGCTGCCGAACAGGTGGCTCAGGTGCTGCTGGACGAGCAGGGGCGGCTGTTTTTGGCCCTGCCGCAAGGATTGGGCATGGTGCACAGTCTGGACATGCTGGATGCCGCCAATGCGCTGGAGAGCGGCGCGCTGCCCGAGGCGCGGGAGATGGAGAGCGCCTTGCTGCCGTTGCAGTTCGGTTTTGTAGTCAGCCCGCAGGACTATCAAGTTTGATAGCTGCTTGCGCTTGTGTGTAAAGGGCTTGAGGCTAAAAGTAACAAAACCGGCCAAAGGCCGGTCTTTGTGGGGCAAAGCAGGGCCTACTTGGCAGCATCCACCATGTACTGGATGGCGGCCTTGAAGTCTGCATCCGATGCGGTGGAGCCGCCCTTGGGAGGCATGGCACCCACGCCTTGGGTGGCCTTCTGCACCATATCGTCCATGCCCTTGGCAATGAAAGGTGCCCAGGCAGCCTTGTCGCCAAACTTGGGAGCACCGGCTACGCCGCTGGCGTGGCAGGCCATGCAGGTGGTGTTGTAGAGGTTCTTGCCCGCATCGGAGGCGGCTGCTGCTGCGGGAGCCGGGGCGGCTGCGGGTGCAGCCTCGGTGGCAGCAACAGCTGCTGCAGGTGCTGCGGCGACGGGGGTTGCAGGTGCTGCTGCGGGGGCATCTCCGGCTGCTGCGCCGGCTGCAGGCTGGGGCTCGGGGAAGTTGGCGCCGGCAGCATTGCTCATATAGACCACGCCACGGGCAATTTCCGTGTCATTGAATTCGCCGCCACCCTGGGCCGCCATCGCACCCTTGCCGGCCAGGGCAGAGTGCACCAGCGTTTCCAGACCCTGCTTGATCCGCGGGCCCCAGGCTGCCGCATCCTGGAATTTGGGTGCGCCGGCTACGCCGGTTTCATGACAGGCCGCGCATTGCGACTTGAAGACTTCCGCGCCACCGCGCAGGGGGCGGTTGGCATCACGAATTTCCACCGTTCCCACTTTTTGCAGACGCATGGCCTTGGCCATTTCGGCATTGGCCGT
This region of Comamonas thiooxydans genomic DNA includes:
- a CDS encoding F0F1 ATP synthase subunit epsilon, which gives rise to MNTIHVDVVSAEESIFSGEARFVALPGEAGELGIYPRHTPLITRIKPGSVRIEMPDGSEEFVFVAGGILEVQPNCVTVLSDTAIRGKDLDDEKAQKAKAAAEEALKNAKGELDIARAQSELAVMAAQIAALRKYRQKR
- a CDS encoding cold shock and DUF1294 domain-containing protein — translated: MEMRYSGTLTQWNDERGFGWIEADGGGERLFVHISAFEPRPPAEQRPQPGQRLEFAVGMEQGRKRALQVAWRAGGSLTQARRNSPSAGRLQSSRTLPQGWHASSGFSYGVLLVWLLLMLAAAVIWGVPRILWLVYAGLSMLTFMAYWQDKWAAQKGQWRTPEKTLQTMALAGGWPGALLAQQWLRHKSSKTSFQLQFWLMVLINVAAVLWLCSPYGRHVLA
- a CDS encoding TPM domain-containing protein — translated: MSNIFQRLARLVRHRWAERHLRKALPPATLKELELLIAKSELGHTGQVRICVEAGLPWSYIWRDATARQRALSQFAKLHVWDTEHNNGALIYLLLADHAIEIVADRALDRTMSAEQWQTLISDMQSAFQGGHFSVGLVSALERVNRQLQAHFPRKSAANTQRNLPDTPVVQRHLPGRSR
- a CDS encoding TPM domain-containing protein; this translates as MMLLLALPVRAQGSAGAQLQPVPELTARVIDQTGTLSPGDLQSLGEQLKKLEDETGAQVAVLMVATTAPEDIAAYAWRVASSWKLGRKDIGDGSLIVVAKNDRRMRIEVARKLEGAIPDIQAARIIDGAMKPRFRADDYAGGLSAAIEQMGLLIHGEKLPAPQSQARKTGPSWSEHLDFLLPLLFFGFPIGIAIARAIFGRVLGSLIIGGIAGAAAYVITTSLLIAGVAGFVGLIFTLLSNLSRGGGGPYISTGGGGGWSSGSGGGFSSGGGFSSGGGGSFGGGGASGDW
- a CDS encoding LemA family protein translates to MKRWLLAIATAASMLSLTGCGYNDFQRLDEKSKAAWSEVLNQYQRRSDLIPNIVATVKGEANFEQETLTRVIEARAKATSIQATPELINNPEAFNKFQQAQGEISSALSRLMVVAERYPELKANQAFRDLRVTLEGTENRITVARNEYIGTVQAYNVLARSFPTNITAKVFSYQVKPTFTVQNEAQISQPPAVDFSTPAAPAGSK
- a CDS encoding YheT family hydrolase; translated protein: MKFEQFRAPWWQPGGHIQTIWAALYAREAQTPAWRRERWDTPDGDFIDIDFSSHPASASAPTLVLFHGLEGSSSSHYAKALAQVCAQRGWHLAVPHFRGCSGEPNRLLRAYHSGDSDEVDWILRRLRQGANGELLAMGVSLGGNALARWAGVQRQAAAELVKGAAVICAPLDLVAGGVNLGRGLNRWIYTPMFMRTLVPKALAKWQQSPGVFDRLRLQRARTLHDFDDVFTGPVHGFRNADDYWVRASAKPLLKQVAVPLLLLNARNDPFVPAHSLPTPDEVSASVQLWQPPHGGHVGFASGAWPAHVQAMPLAVTEWLEQRL
- a CDS encoding DUF2946 family protein — encoded protein: MDEIVKQAMAKWPNVPACSGWLGLDARGQWWLRDEQAQACGAFASGKPGSKGNLLQHDKLAEFIGRNYLVEPDGRWYFQNGPQRVYVELESAPWIWRLRYAEHGLQLHSHTGQELAAEQVAQVLLDEQGRLFLALPQGLGMVHSLDMLDAANALESGALPEAREMESALLPLQFGFVVSPQDYQV
- a CDS encoding cytochrome c5 family protein, which encodes MSEQHHEEAHTGPIKKPKQLLLAVFFSFVVPIFVIIGLVKFVTSSDTTGAGTANAEMAKAMRLQKVGTVEIRDANRPLRGGAEVFKSQCAACHETGVAGAPKFQDAAAWGPRIKQGLETLVHSALAGKGAMAAQGGGEFNDTEIARGVVYMSNAAGANFPEPQPAAGAAAGDAPAAAPATPVAAAPAAAVAATEAAPAAAPAPAAAAASDAGKNLYNTTCMACHASGVAGAPKFGDKAAWAPFIAKGMDDMVQKATQGVGAMPPKGGSTASDADFKAAIQYMVDAAK